The DNA segment GCAAAAATCACCGTACTTATGAAAAGCAAGTTTTTTTTATTGAAAGATTCGTACAAAATACCCCTCATTTTGACCGGTGTGGTACTGCTGTTCACTACAGCTATTTTAATGACGACATATTGCGAAAAGCGGGCAGATATATACCTGCTACCTGAAGGCTTTAATGGCACTGCTACCGTATTCTTTAACGAGCCTGCCGGAGCACCTGAAAACCGAAGTGGTGAAAAACGCACTTTTAAAATTCCCGCGTCTGGAACTTTACACACGCAAAGTAATTATAAAAAGAAGTGGAACAACTATTACTATGTAAAATCAGACGGTAGCTTACGGCAATTGATGTACGGAGACGCACGTATGGCCGGAGGGGTTTCTTATCGCGGTGATTTTGATAGTGCATGGGTTCAGGAAATGAATGTCTCTGAACTCGACACCAATGGCAAAAAGCTAACTGTTGCTACGATTATTGTAAAACGCAATTATTGACATCATTTTTAAATTACAACATAAACAAGCCACTTGGAAGGATGAGCGTTTATATCCTAAACATTCATTCTCTCCAAGTGGCTTTCTGACGTTACCCCTGCCTATTTGGTACTAAGTGCTTTTAGTTTTTCACTTAGTTCGGTTAAGCCTGCTTTTGTAAGATAATCATCAGCAATTACGTGTAATTCCTGCAATGCTTCCTGCGGAATGCTTTCCAGCAACGCAGACGATTTATCATCATCTTTCGCCATCAGCCCACGTTTGAGGACACTGTGCAATAACAATACGTTTTTGCGGGAGATCCTCATGTCAATCTTCACTGTTTCACTCATGCCAGGGATACTGAGAATAGTATCATACACTTTGGCTACATCACTTGTTGTTAGCATAATCACACGATTTTAATTAAACAATACTCACTGCACAAAAGTAAATAACACTACTCTCTGCATCCTCATCAAAATATGATGAGGATAGGTGAATCCCATATCACCTGTTTAACTTCGCTTAGAAGAACTGAATGTGTATTTGATAAATGTGTGGTTATGGATTTCAGTAAAAACAGGCTTTCCATCAGCGAAGCCAAAGAAATTGACATGGTTCATTTCCTTGCGGGCTTAGGTTATGAACCTGCAAAGATCAGGAACAACGATTATTGGTATCACTCCCCTTTACGGGATGAAAAGACACCTTCGTTTAAGGTTAACAGGAGGCTAAACCGTTGGTACGATCATGGTCTTGGCAAAGGCGGCAACCTGGTTGACTTTGCTATTCTCTTTCACGGGTGTACCGTGTCCGAATTACTCCAGAATTTAAGCGGTAATTTTTCCTTTCAAAAGCCGGTTTCCCAACAATCATTTGCGAGAGAAGAACAGGAAAAGCAGATAAAGATTTTAGGCGATTTTGTGCTGTCTTCCAACGCCCTTTTAAGGTATTTGCAACAACGGCGAATACCCGTTGATGTGGCTGATCGTTACTGCCGGGAAGTGCGTTACGAACTTAATGGAAAAGTCTATTACGGTATCGGTTTCAGGAATGATCTGGGAGGCTTTGAAATACGCAATCCTTACTTTAAAGCCAGCAGCTCTCCTAAAGGCATTACGAGCTTTGATAATAATGCCGATGAAGTAATCGTCTTTGAAGGCTTTACCGATTTCCTTTCTTTCAGGGCCATCCATCAACAAGACCCCGAAGACCGCTTTGATTTTGTAGTGCTAAACTCTGTTTCCTTCTTTGAAACTGCACGTCCCTTTATGGAAAAACATAACGCTATCAAGCTCTATCTGGACAGGGATGCAACCGGACAAAATTGCAGTCGCTATGCACTTTCCCTAAGTGCCAAATACAAAGATGAAAGCAGTCTTTATCAAAACCATAAGGACTTCAACGACTGGGTAATAAATTTCGGTAAGGCTGAGAAGAAACATATAAGACAAAAACTGAGATAAGTAATACAGAGGCTGTAAGGCAGGCTTTAGTTCATTTGAAGCTGTTTTCTTACACACTCTGGAAGCCTTTAAAATGTTTTAAAGACGTTCAAAAGGCTGAAAGATTGCAACTTTCCCGCAATCGGCCAGATGAACGGTTGTTAAACAACCGGATCTGGCTGCCCATCACTCGGAACTCGTGGGCAGGGCGTCTGGAAGGTATAAATGAGTTTGAAAACGTGAAAATGATTAGTGATGGAAGGACAAAATTCAAACAGAACACGCATTATCGGCCTGCGTCTAACGCCCGATGAGTATGCGAAAATTGAAAAGAAATGGAAGGCTTCTACCTGTCGTAAGCTAAGCGACTATGTACGCCGCAGCATCTTCGATAAGCCCGTTGTTACGACCTACCGTAACACCTCACAGGATGACTTAATGACAGAACTTACACGGCTTCGCAACGAGCTAAACGCAGTTGGAAACAACTTCAATCAGGCCGTTAAAAAGCTGCACACGCTGAGCCAGATAGCTGAATTTAGGAGCTGGTTGATTGCTTACGAGGTAGAGAAAAAGATCCTTAGCAATAAGGTTGATGAGGTCAGGAATAACGTAAAAAAAATACTGGAAATATGGTTGCAGTGATCAAAGCAGGCCACTCCATGCACCGTATTTTCAACTACAATGAAAACAAGGTAAAAGAAGGTGTAGCGGAGTGCATCGGAGCAGAAAATTTCCCTTTAAACGCAGATGAAATGAGCCTGAAAATTAAGCTGGGCTATCTGCTGAAAAGGACAGAATTGAACGAGAATGTTAAACGAAACAGCGTACACATTTCGCTCAACTTTGACCCTTCTGAAGCTCATTTGAGCAAAGAAAAGCTGATGCAAATTGCCAATGTCTATATGCAAAAAATAGGCTTTGGTGACCAGCCTTATCTTGTTTATCAGCACCACGATGCAGGCCACCCCCATATACACGTAGTTACCACCAATATTCAGCCTGATGGCAAGCGAATTGACCTGCATCACCTGGGTATTCGCAAGTCAGAACCGGCACGTAAGGAGATTGAAAAAATGTTCAGTCTTGTAGTAGCCGATGCACACGCAAGACGGGAAGCATTCAGGTTAAAGCCGGTAGATGTAAAGAAGGTACAGTACGGGCGTACTGAAACTAAAAGAGCCATCACAAATGTGCTGGATGCAGTGCTGGATAAGTACAAATATACCAGCTTGCCGGAACTGAATGCAGTTTTGAAACAGTACAATATAATCGCTGATCGTGGCAGTGAAGAATCAAGAATTTTTCAGGGAGGCGGCCTTGTTTACCGGATACTCGATGAAGATGGAAAACCTATCGGTGTACCTATAAAAGCCAGCGACTTTTACAACAAGCCTACCCTGAAATTTCTGGAAGAAAAATACAGTTCTAATGATACCCAACGCCAGCCGTTCAAAGCCCGTGTACAAACTGAAATAGACAGGTTGTTTGTTGGCAAAACTTCCACGCTTGATGAGTTAGTTGCACAACTTCAAAAGAAAGGCATTCACATTGCTTTGCGCAGTAGCGATACAGGTTTAATCTACGGGATAACTTACGTAGATCACCAGACCAAATGTGTCTTTAATGGTAGCACATTAGGAAAGCAATACAGTGCCAAAGCCATTCAGGAAAGATGCAGTTCCCCGAAACCTATCAAACAGAACCTATTACCAAATGCAGGTCAAAAAACAGGACAATCATCATTGCCTGCCCACAATACTAACACAGGTCTTTCATCCACTTTACACAACAATACTAATCCGGCTGATACAATTCCTAAAGACAACATGCTGGATGCCCTTTTACAACCGGAGCAGGCAGCCGATTACATACCCGGCCAGCTAAAGAAAAAGGGCAGAAAAAAGAAAAGAAGAAAGAACATTTCCAATAACCAATAAAACATAAAGCTATGGCAGTACAGACAGGTGAAAACGAACAGGCTCTGAGGAAAATTCTGGACATGACCAGGTTGATCAGTATCGTTATTTTAGTGATACACTTCTATTATTATTGTTATGCTGCATTCCATGAATGGGGATTGACCAGCAGTTTCAGCGACCGGATTTTAGGTAATATTTCCCGCACAGGCATATTCAGCAACTTCGTTAAAAGCAAGTTGATTTCTTTAGGCTTTTTGGCTATCTCCCTACTCGGAGCAAAAGGGCGCAAAGATGAAAAACTAAGTTATAAAACAGCATTTGCCTATCTCATTACAGGGCTATTGCTATACTTTGCCAGTTATCTTTCTCTGCTGCTTGAGTTACATGCGCAGGAGAAGACATTCGTTTATGCAGGTATAACTTCAATAGGATTTTTGCTGGTGCTTTCAGGCGGTACTTTGCTTTCACGTATTATCAAAAGCAAGTTTAACAACAAGGACATTTTCAACAAGGAAAATGAAACGTTTCCGCAAGAAGAACGCTTTCTGGAGAACGAGTTTTCGATCAATCTCCCGGCACGTTACAGGCTGAAAAATAAGGTGCGCAATAGCTGGATAAATATCATCAATCCCTTCAGGGCGATTATGGTATTGGGTACACCAGGGGCAGGTAAATCTTACTTTGTCATCAGGCACGTCATAACCCAACATATCCGTAAAGGATTTACGATGTTCGTTTACGATTTTAAGTTTGACGACCTTTCCAGGATCGCCTACAATTCATGGTTAAAAAACAAACACAGGTATCCTAAACCACCGAGGTTTTTTGTTATCAATTTTGACGACCTAACAAGAAGCCATCGTTGCAATCCTTTAGAGCCGTCTGCCATGACGGACATAACCGATGCCGCAGAATCCGCACGTACTATTTTAATGGGCTTAAACAGGGAGTGGATAAAACGCCAGGGCGATTTTTTCGTGGAATCGCCAATCAATTTTCTGACTGCGGTAATATGGTATCTGAAGAAATACAAGGACGGTGAATTTTGCACACTGCCTCACGTTATCGAGCTGATGCAAGCTGATTATGACAGCCTTTTCACGCTGTTTAGAACAGAAGCCGCTAAAGAATGCGAGGTATTGATTAATCCGTTTTTGAATGCCTACCTGAACGATGTAATGGAACAGCTTGAAGGCCAGATAGCATCCGCTAAAGTGGCTATGGCAAGGCTTTCTTCCCCTCAATTATACTATGTTTTATCAGGCAACGATTTCAACCTCGATGTAAATAATCCCGATGATCCCAAAATCGTGTGCATGGGTAATAATCCGCAGAAAATACAGATCTACGGAGCGGTACTTTCTTTATATGTAACCCGTTTGGTAAAACAGGTCAATAAAAAGGGAAAATTGAAAAGCAGTTTGGTGTTTGACGAGTTTCCTACAATCTATCTGAACAATATGGATAGCCTGATTGCTACGGCGAGAAGTAATAAAGTTTCTACGTGCTTAGGTATTCAGGATTTCAGCCAGCTCCGTAAGGATTATGGCAGAGAACAGGCCGATGTGATTATGAATATTACAGGCAATATTGTATCCGGACAAGTAACGGGAGATACAGCAAAACAGCTTTCAGAACGCTTTGGCAAAATCATGCAGGACAGGGAAAGCTATTCAATCAATAGTGGTGACACATCTATTAGCCGTTCAAAGCAACTGGAAACTGCTATACCTCCCTCAAAAATATCTGCACTGAGTTCCGGTGAGTTTGTGGGAATGGTAGCTGACGACCCGGACAACAAAATTGAACTAAAAGCCTTCCATTGTGAAATCATCAACGATCATGAAGCACTAAAAAGGGAGGAAGAAGGCTATAAGGATATAGAAGTTATCCGTAAACTCGATACCAGTATGGTACAGCGTAATTACTTTCAAATAAAGCAGGATATACAGGATATTATTCAGTCAGAAATGGAACGGTTACTAAACGATCCGGGCTTAGCACATTTGGTTGTACGGAAAGGCTAACGTCTCTTTGAAATAGATTGTTTTTATTTTCATATATTGCATATACAGAAGTCTTTTCCAAACAAGCTATCGTAGAAGATATCGTTTTAGTGTGCTTATATAGCCTTTTTTAGCCGATAAAATAACTGTGTAATGAAATTCAGAATAGTCATCGTCAATACCATATTATTTTTTTGTTCACTAAACCTATATGCTCAATCGGTTACGATTGGAAAACATGAGCTGCAAGCAATAAGTGTTTTGACCGTTAAAGAAAAAATAGGGAATAAAGAGATAGTTAAAGTAGTAAAAGACCCCTCAGTTAAAGAATTTGATGAACCGACTTTTGCCAGGCTGAAAAACGTTAGTTTCATTAATGGCGTGATTGAATTAGAAATGATGAGCAAGCTGCTTTCCGATGCTCCTGAATTTGCTCGTGGTTTTATTGGTATAGCTTTCCGAATCAATGAAACTAATGATAAGTATGAAAGTATATATCTGCGTCCTACCAATGCACGGGCAAATGATCAAATCAGACGAAATCACACCATTCAATACTATGCGTATCCAGACTATAAATTTGATCGGTTACGTAAAGAATCACCTGAAAAATATGAATCCTATTCAGACATGGCAATGAACGAATGGATTAAAGTACGCATTGAGATCAAGGACAGTACGGCAAAGTTGTTTCTTAATAACAACAGGCAACCTTCATTGATTGTAAACGACCTAAAACATGGTATAGGAGTAAGGGGTAGTATAGGCTTATGGGTTGATATAGGCACTGAAGGCTATTTCAGAAATATTAAGATTACCCAACAGTAATCAGAAATAAGTTGAGATGCCAAATTGAAATCCTCCTAATCTTGAAGGAGGATTACCTAAAATATCCTTCTGCCAGTTATAACGATAATTAAATCTTATAACGGTTTGCGCGGTAGGCCGCCAACTGATAGCCGGTACAATTGAGAAAACCTCATCCGATATATTGCTTCCTGTTGATTTGAACTTTCCCTTATTCCAATCAACATATTCCAACCGTAATGCTGCATTCAACACCGCACTTTCAAAACCGAACATCGGCCTCTTTAATAACGGCTGAACAAAATCTATAAAACCGCCTTGTTGTTTTCGGCCAAATTGTTCAGTGTAGGTATCAGGAATATCTACATTTATCCATGCCCATTCAGCATTGATATAAGTTTTCAGTTCTGGAATTGTAGTATTAAAATCCACAGCTACAACATTAACAGCTCGCTTCTTATCCAGGATTATTCCGTCTTCCTGAAATTTGTTGTATATCCCTCCCATAAAGGACAATCCCAATT comes from the Chitinophaga sp. H8 genome and includes:
- a CDS encoding DUF6843 domain-containing protein, coding for MKSKFFLLKDSYKIPLILTGVVLLFTTAILMTTYCEKRADIYLLPEGFNGTATVFFNEPAGAPENRSGEKRTFKIPASGTLHTQSNYKKKWNNYYYVKSDGSLRQLMYGDARMAGGVSYRGDFDSAWVQEMNVSELDTNGKKLTVATIIVKRNY
- a CDS encoding toprim domain-containing protein; translation: MDFSKNRLSISEAKEIDMVHFLAGLGYEPAKIRNNDYWYHSPLRDEKTPSFKVNRRLNRWYDHGLGKGGNLVDFAILFHGCTVSELLQNLSGNFSFQKPVSQQSFAREEQEKQIKILGDFVLSSNALLRYLQQRRIPVDVADRYCREVRYELNGKVYYGIGFRNDLGGFEIRNPYFKASSSPKGITSFDNNADEVIVFEGFTDFLSFRAIHQQDPEDRFDFVVLNSVSFFETARPFMEKHNAIKLYLDRDATGQNCSRYALSLSAKYKDESSLYQNHKDFNDWVINFGKAEKKHIRQKLR
- a CDS encoding plasmid mobilization protein, which encodes MEGQNSNRTRIIGLRLTPDEYAKIEKKWKASTCRKLSDYVRRSIFDKPVVTTYRNTSQDDLMTELTRLRNELNAVGNNFNQAVKKLHTLSQIAEFRSWLIAYEVEKKILSNKVDEVRNNVKKILEIWLQ
- a CDS encoding relaxase/mobilization nuclease domain-containing protein, with product MVAVIKAGHSMHRIFNYNENKVKEGVAECIGAENFPLNADEMSLKIKLGYLLKRTELNENVKRNSVHISLNFDPSEAHLSKEKLMQIANVYMQKIGFGDQPYLVYQHHDAGHPHIHVVTTNIQPDGKRIDLHHLGIRKSEPARKEIEKMFSLVVADAHARREAFRLKPVDVKKVQYGRTETKRAITNVLDAVLDKYKYTSLPELNAVLKQYNIIADRGSEESRIFQGGGLVYRILDEDGKPIGVPIKASDFYNKPTLKFLEEKYSSNDTQRQPFKARVQTEIDRLFVGKTSTLDELVAQLQKKGIHIALRSSDTGLIYGITYVDHQTKCVFNGSTLGKQYSAKAIQERCSSPKPIKQNLLPNAGQKTGQSSLPAHNTNTGLSSTLHNNTNPADTIPKDNMLDALLQPEQAADYIPGQLKKKGRKKKRRKNISNNQ
- the mobC gene encoding conjugal transfer protein MobC, producing the protein MAVQTGENEQALRKILDMTRLISIVILVIHFYYYCYAAFHEWGLTSSFSDRILGNISRTGIFSNFVKSKLISLGFLAISLLGAKGRKDEKLSYKTAFAYLITGLLLYFASYLSLLLELHAQEKTFVYAGITSIGFLLVLSGGTLLSRIIKSKFNNKDIFNKENETFPQEERFLENEFSINLPARYRLKNKVRNSWINIINPFRAIMVLGTPGAGKSYFVIRHVITQHIRKGFTMFVYDFKFDDLSRIAYNSWLKNKHRYPKPPRFFVINFDDLTRSHRCNPLEPSAMTDITDAAESARTILMGLNREWIKRQGDFFVESPINFLTAVIWYLKKYKDGEFCTLPHVIELMQADYDSLFTLFRTEAAKECEVLINPFLNAYLNDVMEQLEGQIASAKVAMARLSSPQLYYVLSGNDFNLDVNNPDDPKIVCMGNNPQKIQIYGAVLSLYVTRLVKQVNKKGKLKSSLVFDEFPTIYLNNMDSLIATARSNKVSTCLGIQDFSQLRKDYGREQADVIMNITGNIVSGQVTGDTAKQLSERFGKIMQDRESYSINSGDTSISRSKQLETAIPPSKISALSSGEFVGMVADDPDNKIELKAFHCEIINDHEALKREEEGYKDIEVIRKLDTSMVQRNYFQIKQDIQDIIQSEMERLLNDPGLAHLVVRKG